The Leptospirillum ferriphilum genome has a window encoding:
- a CDS encoding AAA family ATPase produces MILSIMMVLAGVSWVIATSFFRTVVDPWFNTYPLLSALVMATVLLTYATILLLAGSNFGKPLREKKKGKVPFSAAPPLYYILQWSLVGAIFILSGFFTIGMMPYLSGFLWLTGTITMLSQFLFLMIPGNFRQETGPGKVDLIPNRLRLKDQAYHFWDTCIMAGGFFLVTGTLLKPISIVAGLLSIGTGLSWLLGAVSFSLVSTFHLSGAFRKKTPPSSYTVPEDTLSVFPRNNPTRIALIEAYSAHLSARSLFRSQKNGILLWGPSVKANHIFARALAGESGRAYMTFELSSLRGLSLSAAQHELRNILYKIHLYKPVLLHITDFEVSVSSLSQPERESLKKILLRLLMNKHALVVMNAHQIDDIPDDFKTPPVVHWVIGTGETDTPTRTTFLRLALREVARQNEILPGQVPLLTLEMIDGYDLFKLAEMMEGFSPEDIDDVLLRSIKSARSLRRSLRQLDIDVSIRRKKQGWQDPTLEPMEAVRARLTEEAIAPALIINASEKILKQKRHTSESLLIVGKSPSLRQKLAQTLAQRENYHFASVSQKEFSRDSLGTFRNFVIQNKKLRPAVLFVDPLEVLFPRVQLSHFSYHGEIYNQKVIELSQVLQERQFWLICGTSGINDIDPMILRKFSRVIEIGDIQKEFLQDVEAYAMEKLLEGFSSDNIDFSRFHLFTEASPFMEKSSDDKNQTEQPTFALTLPEEPSPPIRDCFGRESLQNEILATLETGRLKIRKEGSSLSGTFFFLGPPQSGRKFLAEALSRQVYKKPEAFVYRDMSLFDELFFAEQFLKKSVSSIPTNPPVPDDLWEVFQQDSRRLLYMDNVEKAHPSLWNALLPVLKTGRLSWREKTRDISDSIFVLASTLFSPQDFAQVEPWSRPDVMIQTVRNNNRRLAYLPLFQPPFLQHVDLILPLPEYSPEDIHTILRQTATKILDDFSRNIPFPGTLSVEPGLFEQLTSKLDISRRGMDGLDRKLQSQFLPALTKIRATFENEPGSHDFLLSWDGRGISVVTVSPSEQKTEEEAVVSP; encoded by the coding sequence GTGATCCTCAGCATCATGATGGTCCTTGCCGGCGTCAGCTGGGTTATCGCAACCTCCTTTTTCCGGACGGTCGTCGATCCCTGGTTTAACACATACCCTCTGTTGTCAGCACTCGTCATGGCGACGGTACTCCTCACCTATGCAACGATCCTTCTCCTTGCCGGCAGCAACTTCGGTAAGCCTCTTCGGGAAAAAAAGAAAGGGAAGGTCCCTTTTTCTGCCGCCCCTCCGTTGTATTACATTCTTCAATGGTCTCTTGTCGGTGCCATTTTCATTCTTTCAGGATTCTTTACCATCGGCATGATGCCTTATCTGTCTGGGTTCCTCTGGCTGACCGGAACCATCACCATGCTTTCCCAGTTTCTCTTTCTGATGATTCCCGGCAACTTTCGGCAGGAGACCGGACCGGGAAAAGTCGATCTGATTCCCAACCGGCTTCGACTCAAGGATCAGGCCTATCATTTTTGGGACACATGTATCATGGCCGGCGGGTTCTTTCTCGTCACCGGAACTCTCCTGAAGCCTATTTCCATCGTTGCCGGACTCCTCTCGATCGGAACCGGACTTTCCTGGCTTCTCGGAGCTGTTTCCTTTTCTTTGGTCAGCACCTTCCATCTGTCGGGCGCGTTTCGGAAAAAAACGCCACCCTCTTCCTACACTGTTCCGGAAGATACGCTTTCCGTCTTCCCCAGGAATAATCCGACCAGAATAGCCCTGATTGAAGCCTACTCGGCTCATTTGAGTGCCCGATCCCTTTTCCGTTCCCAAAAAAACGGAATTCTTCTGTGGGGACCTTCCGTCAAGGCCAACCACATTTTTGCACGAGCCCTGGCCGGAGAGTCAGGAAGGGCCTACATGACGTTCGAACTCTCCTCTCTGCGGGGCCTCTCGCTCTCTGCCGCACAACATGAGCTACGGAATATTCTCTACAAGATTCATCTTTACAAACCGGTCCTTCTGCATATCACCGACTTCGAAGTCTCCGTCTCTTCTCTCTCTCAGCCCGAGCGAGAAAGTTTGAAAAAAATACTCCTTCGTCTTCTGATGAACAAACACGCCCTGGTTGTCATGAACGCACATCAGATTGACGACATTCCGGATGACTTCAAAACCCCTCCTGTGGTGCATTGGGTCATCGGAACAGGAGAAACCGATACGCCAACCCGGACAACGTTCCTCCGGCTCGCCCTGCGGGAAGTCGCCCGTCAAAACGAGATTCTCCCCGGACAGGTGCCCCTTCTGACTCTCGAAATGATCGATGGCTACGACTTGTTCAAATTGGCAGAGATGATGGAAGGATTTTCCCCTGAGGATATCGATGACGTGCTTCTGCGGAGCATCAAAAGCGCCCGGTCCCTCCGGAGATCCCTCCGTCAGCTGGACATCGATGTCTCCATTCGTCGGAAGAAGCAAGGCTGGCAGGATCCGACCCTGGAACCCATGGAGGCTGTCCGTGCCCGACTCACCGAAGAAGCCATTGCCCCTGCGCTGATCATCAACGCTTCCGAAAAAATTCTGAAACAAAAGCGCCACACAAGCGAGTCCTTGCTTATTGTGGGAAAATCCCCAAGTTTACGACAAAAGCTTGCCCAGACACTTGCGCAAAGAGAAAACTATCACTTCGCTTCCGTTTCCCAGAAGGAGTTTTCCCGGGATAGTCTTGGCACTTTCCGCAATTTTGTCATTCAAAACAAAAAACTCCGGCCTGCAGTTCTTTTTGTCGACCCCCTTGAGGTTCTCTTTCCTAGGGTCCAGCTTTCCCATTTCAGTTATCACGGCGAAATTTACAACCAGAAGGTGATCGAACTTTCCCAGGTTCTCCAGGAAAGACAGTTCTGGCTCATCTGCGGAACATCGGGAATCAACGATATTGATCCCATGATTCTCCGGAAGTTTTCACGCGTGATCGAGATAGGAGACATCCAGAAAGAATTTCTTCAGGATGTTGAAGCCTACGCCATGGAAAAGCTATTGGAAGGATTCTCGTCGGACAATATTGACTTTTCACGTTTTCATCTCTTTACCGAAGCCTCCCCATTCATGGAAAAATCCTCGGACGACAAAAATCAAACAGAGCAACCCACGTTCGCCCTCACTCTTCCGGAAGAGCCTTCTCCGCCTATCCGGGACTGCTTTGGTCGTGAATCCTTGCAAAACGAAATCCTTGCAACTCTTGAGACAGGCCGCCTGAAAATTCGAAAGGAAGGGTCCTCCCTCAGTGGAACCTTCTTCTTTTTGGGACCGCCCCAGAGCGGCCGGAAGTTCTTGGCCGAAGCACTTTCACGGCAGGTCTACAAGAAACCAGAGGCTTTTGTGTACCGGGATATGAGTCTGTTTGACGAACTTTTTTTCGCAGAACAATTCCTGAAAAAATCCGTTTCCTCGATACCGACGAACCCTCCCGTTCCCGATGACCTGTGGGAAGTCTTCCAACAGGACTCCAGACGGCTTCTCTATATGGACAATGTGGAAAAAGCGCATCCCAGCCTCTGGAACGCACTTTTACCGGTTCTCAAGACCGGTCGCCTTTCGTGGAGGGAAAAGACCAGAGATATTTCCGACAGTATTTTTGTCCTTGCCTCGACCCTGTTCTCCCCCCAGGATTTTGCTCAGGTGGAGCCCTGGAGCCGTCCCGACGTCATGATCCAGACTGTCCGGAACAACAACAGAAGATTGGCCTATCTCCCTCTTTTTCAACCACCTTTTCTCCAGCACGTTGACCTGATCTTGCCCTTGCCCGAATACTCCCCGGAAGACATTCACACCATTCTTCGGCAGACAGCAACGAAAATTCTGGATGACTTTTCCCGCAATATTCCCTTTCCAGGGACCCTTTCGGTTGAACCGGGTCTCTTTGAGCAACTGACGTCAAAGCTCGATATTTCCCGGCGAGGCATGGATGGTCTCGATCGAAAGCTCCAGTCCCAGTTCCTCCCAGCTCTGACGAAAATCCGCGCAACTTTTGAAAATGAACCTGGTTCGCACGACTTTCTTCTCTCCTGGGACGGAAGGGGAATATCCGTCGTGACCGTCAGTCCTTCTGAACAAAAAACCGAAGAAGAGGCTGTCGTATCTCCTTAA
- the thiC gene encoding phosphomethylpyrimidine synthase ThiC: MRQEWVKNRRGVVTQMHYARKGITTEEMLYVAKRENVSPEFIRSEVARGRLIIPANIRHPELEPMGIGIGISCKINANIGNSAVIPNLENEIAKLDACIKYGADTAMDLSTGPKIPEIREAIMRRSPIPIGTVPIYEAIQRVGDPMDLSEKDLLDVIRFQAEQGVDYMTVHSGILADFIPLTQKRITGIVSRGGSLMAQWMMHHKKENPLFTHFDELLEICREFDVTLSLGDGLRPGCLADASDEAQFAELKVLGELTLRAWEADVQVMIEGPGHVPFDQIAMNVEKQQELCHEAPFYVLGPLVTDIAPGYDHITSAIGATAAGTAGAALLCYVTPKEHLGLPDLEDVRNGIIAYKIAAHASDVARHRPGARDRDDQLSKARYSFDWNRQFELSLDPDRARSMHDETLPHETFKSAEFCSMCGPKFCSMHINEEIRREAQGQTLIDPRQSKHNPVAADKVGA, encoded by the coding sequence ATGAGACAGGAGTGGGTGAAAAACCGGCGTGGCGTTGTCACCCAGATGCATTACGCCAGAAAAGGAATCACCACGGAAGAGATGCTTTACGTTGCCAAAAGGGAAAACGTCTCTCCCGAATTCATCCGGTCCGAGGTGGCCCGGGGACGACTGATCATTCCAGCCAATATCCGTCATCCCGAACTGGAACCGATGGGTATTGGAATCGGCATTTCTTGCAAAATCAATGCGAATATCGGAAACTCCGCCGTCATCCCGAACCTGGAAAATGAAATTGCAAAGCTTGATGCCTGCATCAAGTACGGGGCGGATACAGCGATGGACTTGTCCACGGGACCAAAAATTCCTGAAATCCGGGAAGCGATTATGCGCCGTTCGCCCATTCCGATCGGGACCGTTCCGATTTATGAAGCGATTCAGCGCGTCGGCGATCCGATGGATCTTTCGGAGAAAGACCTTCTGGATGTTATCCGTTTCCAGGCCGAACAGGGCGTCGACTACATGACTGTTCACTCGGGTATCCTTGCGGATTTTATTCCCCTGACCCAGAAACGGATTACCGGGATTGTCAGTCGTGGTGGGTCCCTGATGGCCCAGTGGATGATGCACCACAAGAAAGAAAATCCGCTCTTCACTCATTTTGATGAATTACTGGAGATCTGTCGGGAATTCGACGTGACGCTTTCTCTCGGGGATGGTTTGCGTCCGGGTTGTCTGGCCGATGCGTCCGATGAGGCCCAGTTTGCGGAACTGAAGGTCCTTGGAGAACTGACACTCCGGGCATGGGAAGCGGATGTTCAGGTCATGATCGAAGGTCCTGGCCATGTCCCCTTTGACCAGATTGCGATGAATGTCGAAAAGCAACAGGAACTCTGCCATGAGGCTCCCTTCTATGTTCTGGGTCCCCTCGTGACAGACATAGCCCCTGGATACGACCATATTACCTCGGCAATCGGAGCCACAGCTGCCGGCACAGCGGGAGCAGCCCTCCTCTGCTATGTCACGCCGAAAGAACACCTGGGCCTTCCCGACCTGGAAGACGTGCGAAATGGCATTATCGCCTACAAGATCGCAGCCCATGCATCAGACGTGGCTCGCCATCGACCGGGAGCCAGGGACAGGGACGACCAGCTTTCCAAAGCCCGTTATTCTTTTGACTGGAACAGACAGTTCGAGCTTTCCCTCGATCCGGACAGAGCCAGAAGCATGCACGACGAAACATTACCACACGAAACCTTTAAATCGGCCGAATTCTGCTCCATGTGCGGGCCCAAATTCTGCTCCATGCATATCAACGAAGAAATCCGGCGAGAAGCCCAGGGGCAGACTTTGATTGACCCACGTCAGTCAAAGCACAACCCGGTCGCTGCGGACAAAGTTGGAGCATAG